The DNA segment CGGCGGTCTTTTTCGATTTTCTGGACCAGAGGCTTTTTGAGCACAACAACGCCTCCCAGTTCGGGCGTTCCGGCGAAACGACCACCGGATTCGCAAGCAACTTGATGCAGGCGAACACGGTAGACGACGCGCTTGATTCGCTTACCGAGATACTTGTGGATGCAAGCGCGTGTACTCTTAACTACGCGCAGGGGGGCTTTGCCGACATGGCTCCCTATGCCGCTCGAGGCTTAAATATAACCCCGAGCAATACGGCTACCGGCGGAAAGACGATAACGGTTTCGCTTGTTCCCGGAACGGGGAGCATCGGTCCCGATTGGAAGGGTTATAATTTTATGAACAATGCGGTGACCGGGAATGTCTCTGCAACGAATACATTCAGCGGATTCGGTCAGTTCATGACCGATCAGGCAGTTGTGCTTTTTGCGAATATTACCGGTTCTTACACGCAATCGTTCGTTGAGTATACAATAACGTGTCAGTAAAAAAACACAGCCCGACGCTATAAAGGCGACGGCAAAAGGAGGCTATATGACAAAGAAGGTAATGGCGGTAGTGGCGGTCCTGATGTTTGGACTTGCTGTGTCGTGTGGAGGAGGCAGTAGTTCTAGCGGTACTACCGGGACCGCGGATTGCACATCCGTAAGCGGTCAGGCCCTTGTTTGCGGTACCGTTACCGCCGCCGATCTTACGCCGGTGGTAGGCGCGGAAGTGAAGAATACGACCAGCGGGGCAGGAACGGCTATGCCGGGTTATTACAAAGGTCTCCCCGACGGCGTTTCAAAGTCGGTAGAAAAGAGCACAACGACAACGTGTTTGACCGATGCCAACGGTTCGTTCGCATGTGAAGCTGGCACAGCTTCTGGGAGCTACACGTTCTCTGTGACCATGACCGGTTTCTCTCTTACCTTTGCGTCTGATCTGACGCTTGATTCAACAACCGCTGTCCCCGCGGCCGATACAACGGCAACCGGGGCTAATATCACAGCCAAGTGGCTTGTAATAACGGGAAGCTGGGACGGTGTTCAACTGCTCCTGTCGCAGATGAAAGGATGTACATTGACGGGAAGCGAGAGTGTGCCGGAGGATATGACAGGCAGCGCCGCATGCGAAGCGGTCAATCTTGTAGTGCAAGACGCAAGTTTAGCGAGCACAACATTCTCTGATATCGCTAATCTTACACCTTATAACTCCATATTTATAAATTGCGGAACAGACATGTCGGCCTATAGTACAGTGATCCAGGAATATGTGGCAGCAGGAAATAATATCTATTTTTCTGACCTGTCAGACCCAGGGGTAACAGCGGCTTTCCCGGACAAGGTTACATATGGGACCGGTTCTACCACCACCGGCACCGTAACTGCAAATGCGGACAATGCCGATCTTCAAACATATCTGGGTAAAACTACGGTTGATATAGATTTTAACCTTGGGAGCTGGATGCCTATCGCAAGTGTTGCCAGCGGTGTGACAACATTTGTTAGCGGTGACACATCGAGTCTTGGAGGTACGGTCGGTGCGCCTATAACGGTAGGATGGACACAGGATGCAAAAGGTTGTGTGTTCTATACATCATACCACATTGAAACGGGCGGTTCTGCAACGGCAGATCAGGCTAAGGTCCTCAAATATCTTATTTTGAACGCCGAATCGGTGTGTGAATGATCTAATTTAGGGCGCCTCTAAAAACCTGCTTGTTCTGTCATTGCGAGCCCCGAAGGGGCGCGGCAATNNNNNNNNNNNNNNNNNNNNNNNNNNNNNNNNNNNNNNNNNNNNNNCGCAGGGCTTTTTATCCTTTGGCTTCAAGTTGTCTGACCTTTACACCCGCTTCGCTCAAAAGAGACATCGGTATCTTTTCCATTGGATAGGCAAGACTGTAGACGGCCTCTGTGATGCCGGAATTGATTATAAGTTTGGTGCACCTAAGGCACGGCGAATATGTTGTATAGATAGTGGCGCCCGCTATCCTTACTCCATGATATGCGGCCTGCGCAATGGCGTTCTCCTCCGCATGGGCGCAGAGGCACTCTTCCAGATGTTCGCCTGATTTTCCGAACGTGTGACAGCGCGGGCACCCCCCTTCATTGCAGTTTTTTATCCCGCGCGGTGTTCCGTTGTAACCGGTTGATATAACGCGGTGGTCGAGAACGATGACGGCGGCCACTTTTCTCTTGATGCAATTGGAGCGAAGCGCCGCCACCTGCGCTATCTTCATGAAATATTCGTCCCATGTAGGCCTTACCAGATTTGAGGCGAGGGCCCTTAGGACCTCGCGAACGTCTTCGTGGATCTCTTCTATGGAGTTGTTGTTCTCAACCTTGGCGTCGGCCATCTCTGAGGTGCGGTTAAGCTGCTGGGTGTTGGGGTCGTTAGAACCGGCCTCAGCCGCTTCCAGTACTAAAAAGGCCTCATAATCCTGCGGGTCGTTCTCGCGCGCGCGGGCCTTTAGGCGTTCGAACCTTACCTTGGGGTCTGCGTCGACCAAGAGGAGAAAAAAATCGCTCCTGCGACGAAGGGCCTCGACCTCAAAGGGATTTCTTACGGAATCCACGATGTAATTCTTTTCGGGATCGAGTCTTGAAATGACCCGTTCGGCTAGGACAGAAGGGCCGAAGTTTGTGCGGAGCTCATTGGCTGTTACAATAAGGATGTCGCGGGTAACTTGTTGTTTTCTATTAAGAATCTCTTCGCGAACGGCGTCAGAAAGCGAATGGTAGTGATACCCCATCGACTTTAAAAAATCTGCAACAACCCCTTTGCCGCTTCCATTTTTTCCCGTTAATCCTATTATCATAAGAGTTGGAGTCTATATCAAGGCGGGGCACCCTTGACAAGGGTTTACTATAGAGATAAGTAGTTGGCCCGCCAGCCTTCGCTCTTTGGAGCTACGGCGAGGCAAGGGGGCGAAACAGATTCGACGGAGATTCGCATTCGCGCTTTGTTGTCATGCCGACCGCTTCAGTCAAGTCGTTAAACTGATTGGAACAATTAATTGCCAACTACGAACCGTTAGCAATCGCTGCTTAAAATAAGCAGCATGCCACCCGTTGATGCCTGCTAGGCGGTAGTGGCAACGACAGTAGGCTGGCTGGGCCCGGCGCCTGTAACGGACCTGGCGAGACAATTTGCAGGATAGCAACTTTGAGATCCCGTCTGCGGGAGCAAGAAGGAGCGAAACCTAAATTCGCAGAATAAGCATGTAGAGGCGAGCGTGATGTATCTTCGGACGCGGGTGCAATTTCCCGCCGCCTCCACCAGCCTTCGCTCAAGTAGTTAAAACTACTTGAGCTACGGCTTGGCAAGCCTCAATTGAGCGAAGGCGGAAAGATATGTACGTTTACATATTAGAGAGGGCACCTCTATAAACCCATTGTTATGTCATTGCGAGGAGCGTCCAGCGACGAAGCAATCTCCATAAATCAAGTTTTTATGGGAGATTGCCGCGCCCCTTCGGGGCTCGCAATGACAGAGTGGGTAGTTTATAGAGGTGCCCTAAAAAGTGGTTCTGGTAGAGCGTTCTCTAAAAGACATTTTTAGAAAGGGATTACTATGGACAATACAAGATTGGCCGCAATGATAGACCACACGATATTAAAGCTAGAGGCCACAAAAGATGACGTGAAGAAGGTCTGTAAGGAGGCCATGGGCCATTATTTTGCCACGGTATGCGTTCGCTCAGAATATATTCCGCTGGTTGCGGAAGAGCTAAAGGGTTCCGAAGTCAAACCGATATCGGTAATAGATTTTCCGAAAGGTCTTGGATCGAGCAAGGCCAAGGCAGATGAAGCAAAGAAGGCGATCGCTGGCGGAGCCAAAGAGATAGATATGGTCGTGAACGGCGTTGAACTTAAAAATAAGAACTATTCCTATGTGCTGGAAGATATAGGGGCGGTTGTTGACGCCTCGAAACCTTATCCGGTGAAGGTCATACTTGAAACGGGGGAGCTTAATAACGAAGAAAAGGTGATAGCCTGCGCACTTTCCAAGGCGGCAGGAGCCGCATTTGTAAAGACCTCCACCGGATTTGGAAAAGGCGGGGCGACCGTGGAGGATATATCGCTCATGCGAAGAGTGGTTGGCCCCGAAATGGGGGTAAAGGCCTCGGGTGGAGTTCACACCAGAGAAGATGCGTTAAAGATGATCGAGGCCGGGGCTACAAGGATAGGAACGTCTAACGGAGTTGATATTGTCACCGGCGGAAAGTCCG comes from the Deltaproteobacteria bacterium CG11_big_fil_rev_8_21_14_0_20_49_13 genome and includes:
- the deoC gene encoding deoxyribose-phosphate aldolase, translating into MDNTRLAAMIDHTILKLEATKDDVKKVCKEAMGHYFATVCVRSEYIPLVAEELKGSEVKPISVIDFPKGLGSSKAKADEAKKAIAGGAKEIDMVVNGVELKNKNYSYVLEDIGAVVDASKPYPVKVILETGELNNEEKVIACALSKAAGAAFVKTSTGFGKGGATVEDISLMRRVVGPEMGVKASGGVHTREDALKMIEAGATRIGTSNGVDIVTGGKSGTSSRGE